In Pelosinus sp. UFO1, one genomic interval encodes:
- a CDS encoding FAD-dependent oxidoreductase encodes MVKVVVIGGGWAGCAAALSAAKTGAHVLLLERTDLLLGTGLVGGIFRNNGRYTAAEEAIAMGGGDVFVAMDANTKHKGFSFPGHKHASTYDVTTMEPLVKKILQNYGIEIRTYTRVVDVVKLGKKIQALVVNDGAEIDGDVFIDATGTAGSMGNCLKYGNGCAMCVLRCPAFGPRVSVTAKAEVKEIMGRKADGSFGAMSGSCKLGKDSINKEIRDQLDREGVVVLPLPEKLQKGSSLGKKACTQYALPEYAANLVLLDTGHVKLMTPFFSIEDLRKVPGLEQARYEDPYAGSVGNSVRYLGMAPCSSSLKVEGVENLFCCGEKSAILVGHTEAIVTGLLAGNNAVA; translated from the coding sequence ATGGTAAAGGTTGTAGTAATTGGAGGAGGATGGGCAGGATGCGCTGCAGCATTGTCAGCAGCTAAAACTGGAGCCCATGTGCTTTTATTGGAGCGTACTGATTTGCTATTGGGCACTGGTCTAGTAGGAGGTATATTCCGTAATAATGGAAGATATACAGCAGCAGAAGAAGCCATTGCTATGGGGGGCGGAGATGTATTTGTTGCTATGGATGCTAATACTAAACATAAAGGTTTCTCATTCCCAGGACATAAACATGCTTCTACATATGACGTAACAACAATGGAACCGTTGGTTAAAAAAATATTACAAAACTATGGTATTGAAATTAGGACTTATACTCGAGTAGTTGATGTAGTAAAACTTGGCAAGAAGATTCAGGCCTTAGTTGTAAATGACGGAGCCGAAATAGACGGTGATGTATTTATTGATGCAACTGGCACGGCGGGATCTATGGGGAATTGTCTTAAATATGGTAACGGGTGCGCCATGTGTGTATTACGTTGTCCCGCATTTGGCCCACGAGTAAGCGTTACAGCGAAAGCAGAAGTAAAAGAAATAATGGGAAGAAAAGCGGATGGATCCTTTGGCGCAATGAGTGGGTCTTGTAAGCTAGGTAAAGATTCAATTAATAAGGAAATCAGAGACCAATTAGATAGGGAAGGCGTCGTAGTATTACCACTACCAGAAAAACTGCAAAAAGGCAGTTCGTTAGGTAAAAAAGCATGCACTCAATATGCCTTACCTGAATATGCAGCTAACCTTGTGTTGCTAGATACTGGCCATGTAAAACTAATGACACCCTTCTTTTCCATAGAAGATTTACGAAAGGTTCCTGGTTTGGAACAAGCTCGTTATGAAGATCCTTATGCAGGGAGTGTAGGTAACTCGGTAAGGTATTTGGGAATGGCACCTTGCTCAAGTTCTTTAAAGGTTGAAGGTGTGGAAAATCTGTTTTGTTGTGGTGAAAAATCAGCAATTCTTGTAGGTCATACGGAAGCTATCGTCACTGGTTTACTAGCAGGTAATAATGCTGTAGCATAG
- a CDS encoding recombinase family protein has protein sequence MIISAAGYLRVSTDEQAEHGVSLPSQKSRIIAYCQSQGWNLYDLYIDDGYSGKNLNRPAMQRLIADVKEQKIGAVIVIKLDRLSRRQKDVLYLLEDVFEPSFVGFKSVSEPFDTTTPFGKAAIGMMAVFAQLERETIVERVREGKKEAAKQGRFMGGPIALGYKFNRDTRKLEINEMEAETVRFIFSEYLNSGKGYQHIADALNERHTPTPSTANQWSRGTIRAILRNAFYAGFVEHKGNMNKGEHPAIIQEEEFYTAQKIKAIRSSYTPNAESGLLTGIIYCGECGARMRMKKVWKNPRNPVEKVDYYTCYSQDRSSKSMIRDVNCKCGHKRASEIEMAVIKSLHEYKQDPIILKNTMDKLLKDTANEHITKSQTQAVRELDGIKKKLDKWYDAFEKEIISADDLVNRIKDLHEHRAYLEGKILEYDKIMKVNTSQVATAKEIFNILTNFDMIWDGATKEERRQIVLSFVHSVTIDKANNIFIKF, from the coding sequence ATGATAATCTCAGCAGCTGGATATCTGCGTGTCAGTACCGATGAACAAGCAGAACATGGAGTCTCACTTCCATCACAGAAATCGCGTATCATCGCTTACTGCCAATCACAGGGCTGGAATTTATATGACTTATATATTGATGATGGGTACAGTGGCAAAAATCTTAATAGGCCCGCAATGCAACGATTGATAGCGGATGTAAAAGAACAAAAAATCGGAGCCGTTATAGTTATCAAGCTTGACCGGCTATCGCGTCGGCAAAAAGATGTTTTATATCTACTTGAAGACGTTTTTGAACCTTCCTTTGTTGGATTTAAATCTGTATCTGAACCATTTGATACTACTACCCCATTTGGTAAGGCTGCTATTGGTATGATGGCCGTTTTTGCTCAATTGGAAAGAGAAACAATCGTAGAGCGTGTACGCGAGGGGAAAAAGGAAGCTGCAAAGCAAGGTCGTTTTATGGGAGGCCCTATTGCGCTAGGGTACAAATTTAATCGCGACACTCGAAAATTAGAAATCAATGAAATGGAGGCTGAAACAGTTCGCTTTATCTTTTCAGAATATCTTAATAGTGGCAAAGGGTATCAACATATTGCTGATGCTCTTAATGAACGTCATACTCCAACACCAAGCACCGCAAACCAGTGGTCAAGAGGTACTATAAGGGCTATCCTTAGAAATGCATTCTACGCAGGATTTGTGGAGCATAAAGGAAATATGAATAAAGGGGAACACCCTGCTATCATCCAAGAGGAAGAATTTTATACTGCACAAAAAATTAAAGCAATAAGAAGTAGTTACACCCCAAACGCCGAGTCAGGTCTTTTAACAGGAATCATATATTGTGGTGAGTGTGGTGCTAGGATGCGAATGAAAAAAGTATGGAAGAATCCTAGGAATCCAGTGGAGAAAGTTGACTATTATACTTGTTACTCACAAGATCGATCTTCAAAATCTATGATTCGTGATGTGAATTGCAAATGTGGACATAAGCGTGCGTCTGAGATCGAAATGGCTGTCATTAAATCTTTACATGAGTATAAACAGGATCCAATAATTTTAAAAAATACTATGGATAAACTTCTAAAAGATACTGCAAATGAACATATTACAAAATCCCAAACGCAGGCAGTAAGAGAATTAGATGGAATTAAGAAAAAATTAGATAAATGGTATGATGCCTTTGAAAAAGAAATTATTTCAGCAGATGACCTAGTTAATCGAATTAAAGATTTGCATGAGCACCGTGCTTATCTCGAAGGTAAAATACTTGAATACGATAAAATCATGAAAGTAAATACCAGCCAAGTTGCTACAGCAAAAGAGATATTTAATATATTAACGAACTTTGATATGATTTGGGACGGTGCAACCAAAGAAGAACGACGACAAATAGTATTGAGCTTTGTCCATAGCGTCACGATAGATAAGGCAAATAATATCTTTATTAAATTTTGA